GATCAGAATTAGATTGGTGTTCTGGATGAAGGAAAGCCCCAGCTGTGCTCTGCACACCCATTCACCAGTGCTGAGGAACTCACCTTTGGAGAGGCTGAAGATGACAGAAGCATTGAAAGTGTCTCCTGCCCCCAGAGTGTCCACTACCCGGGGTGGTGGGAAAGCATCTGAATGGAGCAGCTGGCCATCAGGGCCCAGGGCATCAGCACCCTCCTCAGCCCAGGCACAGATGAGGGTAGCCCTGTAAGACTTCCACTCAGATAGGTACTAGCCCACCTCATCCTCAGATCAATCAAGGCAGACCTCCCCAGACCATATAGGGCCCCTTCTTGGCTTCCCTACTCACCCTTTCCTCACACGACCATACAAACCCCTCAGGGCTTCTGCTGCTGACTGGAACCCCAGGTGTTTGGCCACATCTTTGCTGACAAACACCTATGGGCAATGAAAGAGAGGCTGGCAACCACATCTAATCACTCAGTATCAACAGCCCAGTGTTGCCTCCATGTTCTAACACAACTCCCTCATCAAAGTCATATAAATCCCTAGAATGATCTTGCTGTTCCACAGGAACACATTTTAGGTTTGCCTAAGATCTGCTACAATACAGCCTTATGACCAAAACCCTGTCTGTTTGTTCCAGGATTAGTGACTTGAAACCCAGAGAGAGCCTGGAGCGCCATCTTGGGGTGAAATCCAACTAAGTTGGGTCTCAAGAGTGATCTCTGTTTTGTTTGTTCCCACATACAGCTATGTTCTCCTGGGCGAGTTTCTTCATATACAAACCAAAGCGATGGGAATTCTAGAACTCTCTCAACAGTAGCTACAAACAAGAATCTCCTAGAATAGTTttagataaaaaaaaagagatgcccTGGCTATGCCCCTACCACTTAAACATAAAATCGGAGAAGGGGCCTGGTGTGGtgacttatgcctttaatcccagcactctggaggcagaggtaggataccatgagttcaaggccaccctgagactacatagtgaatgaattccaggtcagtctgggctagagcaaaaccctatcttgaaagaaaaaaagaagaaaaagaagaaggggctggagagatgtcttggtggctaaggcacttggttGTTAAGCCTAgggtcccaggttccattcctcagtacccacataagccaaatgcacaaggtggcacgttcatctggaattcgcttgcaggtttgcagtagctagaggctctggcacacccatctgtctatctgcttctctctctctccctctctgaagtaactaactaaataaataaaaatgggagaaGGATGGGGTTCAGgccttcatattttttaattgtgcACAAAGGCTGAGGACTGGTGACTACACAGTCACCAGCCAGCTTCATTTATACTGGGCTTATCACCTCAATTCCACTTATATccatccctccttcttcctcccctcatTCCTATTGGCTCCCACAGTCTGCCCCCTATACCTAGGAGGTGGAAGAAAAGTGGAACCTCTGAGAGtgattccctccttcctccttttgtAGAGGAAACGACTGAGGAGGCTTAATGAAGAGATGCCCATAGCTATCTTGGCATCTCCTTGGCCAAGTCATTGTGCAAATCCGTGGGGCATCCTTATTTCTATGCACTCGCCTAAATAGGAAAATTCTATCTTTGGGGCACTGCAGGGCCCAAAGCTGGTGGTGCTATCCCACCTTCTGATTCGACCACCCAGGAGCTGCCACAAACCAAAAGTTGTCATTTGGAGCCTGGTAGAAAGGACCTGGGTCCTCTCTGGCTCCCTCTAAGAACCCAGTTAGGTGAAGTGGCTAGGAGAGGGCACAGGGGCACTTACCACCTCTCCATAACCAAACAGTTGGAACAGCTCTTCTCGGGGCTTCTCTATCTCCACGGACACCCGCACTTTCTGCTGCAGAGGCTGCTTGGCATTGTGCTGTTCTATCCGCTTTAGCATTTTCACCTGTTCTGGTGCATTCCGGCCCTGGGGCAGGACAGAGAAGCTCAGGCAGAGCCCAGCAGATACAgttcattctttcctcccttttggaactctgggtgaggagagggaagggtTGAAGGAGGCTGGGATGGAACAAAGATGTAAAAATCTAGGGCTGTCATGGATCTTGGAGACCTTATCAACCAACtttcccattttacaaatgaggagaCTAAAGAATacatgaagctgggtgtgatgatgtatgcctataaacccagcacttgggaatcaaagGAAGGAGGACTGTgaagcctgagctacacaggaccctgaagagaaagaagggggagatagaggagagggaaaagggaggagagaaagaatgacagagagagagagagagagagagagagagagagagagagagagagagagagagagactttgaagaacatttCATTTAATTATAGGACTACTCTGGTTTCCTCTTACCCAGACTCCAAAACTTCTCACTTTGAGTCAAAGTTCTAATTCCCTTTATTCATGAGGCAGGTCAGGCCCTCTCTTTTCGGCTTCCTGAGAAGTGAAGTAGTGAAGCTCTAAGCAGCCAGCTGCCTGCCAGAGGCAAAGATGGCCTTGCAAAAAGCACTGGATTTTGCTTGAAGCTAACCGTATCTACACCCTGCTGTATCAGTCAGtgtttctgggcctcagtttcctcacaagAAAACACAAGGAAGGGTGGAGATAAACTAGGGGTGGAGGGGAGTTAACCCTAAGGTACTCCATGGTTcaaagaaaccacagaggaagctgAACATGTGGCAGGTTGGACCCCTTGAAACACAGGTAGGGTAAGGGCTTGCCTCAATGTGGATCCACTTGAACTGGGTTAGATCGACTTTCTCAAAGTCCTTAGCAGATACATCTGGCAGGTTCCTGCATCACAAGATAGGAAGGACAGAGAAGGGGTATGATGAGGTTAGCCAGGGTCAGGTTCTCTTAACTGGCTGCTAGAGTCCCTATGCCTATTAAATGCCAGCAGCATGCCAGGAAGCTGAGAGGCACAGGGTTCTCAGGCTCAGCTCTAGAATGAGTCCTCTCCCAGTTTGCTAACGTACTCCTTTCTGAATCCTATGATGTCAACTGTAACATGTGTGAAGGAGTCAGCAATATGTTCCTTGGGGAATACATTTCCCAGAATGCACTAAAAATGTTGTGACTACACTTCCCAGAGTGCTCCAGCTGGCAGCACACAGCTTCTAGCATGCAATGTTTGGGCTCATGGCTGCCCTATCCAGAGTTTACTCTAGTACTGTCCACTTCTGACACCCCAACATTGGAAGCTTTCCTGTGACAAGCCTAATACCCTCTCCTGAGTTCTGCAGTTCTGTGCTGCAACCCTGATGTCATTGCTGGCATGTAGGTAACAGTTTATATTTGGCTGACCTGAGTATGAAGACACAGGAAAAGGTGTATCTGAACATTCCCTGGCCAGAGACCCACACTCTGCAGATACCCTCTCTCCATGTTGTGTGAATCCTCTGTCCACTTCACTAGCAGCCTGTGCCTCCCTGAGGTTGCTTCTCCACTGTACATAAATAAGGCTGAAAGCCCTAGACTTACAGACCTGCTGCAGTTGGATGTATGGATGTGAATATGCCTGGACTGTGCACAACAAACATTTGTCCTCCTCTCATCTTTTCCTGTGAGTACTCATGAGTGTCCTTGATCAGAGTTACTACTAATCATTGTATAGCAAGCAAATGACAAAAGTGCCCAATCTGAATGTCACCTCTAGCATGTATGTGTACTCACTCACTTGGGATTTACAGAGCCCAAGTACCACAAAGCTTGTCCTGAGGTGATTTCTCCCTTTCCCCCAGGTTCAGTGGACATGCCCAGCACTAAGaacagggggaaggagggaattaccatgggatatttttttataatcatggaaaatgctaataaaaatttttttaaaaaaagaacagcctGAACCCTGGGGCAGCTGTGCTTGAGAGCTTCCCCAGTCCTCATATAGTATCTGCTACATCCAAGATTCTCAGTAAACTAAACTTATCTGAGATTATTCAGGAGAGACTCTGGGAAGGATGAAATTGGTGGAGGCCCACTCTGAGGATCTGGAAGGgatgcccctcccccactcatcACCACATTATGTGGGTCTGAACTGCTGATCTGATGCTTCCCTTTCGTGTCCTTTAGCAATGACTAAAAGGTGTATGGTATTTGGTGCTGTGTGCTTGGTTTCATCATTCCAGGAGTTTCAGTCGGGGCTGTGAAGTGGGGTGGGAGgctcttctcttttgaacaccaaATCTCAGCTCCTTGGTCATATGCTGTGGCCTGGGAACTCTGGGACTGATCCTAGAAATCTCAATGGGTCCCCAATCAGGGCTTGATATGGTTGACTCATCTATCACCCCTTTCTCCTGAGAATAGTTTACCCATCCCCACAACCCAAGCTGCTGATTGATTAATTACAAAGGAATCACATCGTCAATTACAGTATAGGCTTGCTTGCCCATCCTGGTCCAAGCCACCAGGCAGAGCACAGCCAAACTCTCCCCAACTCACTTTCCCCCTAATTGAAAATAATTCAGAAATCACAGAACAGTCTGTCATGAAGACAATTTCTGGTGCAGAGAAGTTACAGATGGGGTCCCGTTGAGCTGCCCACAGTAGTGTGCAAGGGAACTGATTAGTGAGTTGTGGCAGGGTGAGGCCAGGGGGCCTTACGTGTCGTAGAGTATAATGGTACGGGAGCCATTTGAGTTGTTGACGATGCAGCAAGAACAAGGGGTATCCCCCCTACTCTGCCAGGCCACCTGAGACACATCCACGCCCCGCCGCCTGAAGTCAGCCACTAGGAAGCTTGAGGTGCAGCCCAAGCCAGAGAAAAGTTCAAGGAAACACAGGTTAGAGCTGCATGTAGTCTACACCTCCCCCAGGAGTGGGGAGGGTTGCTGGAGCACATGGGCCTCTGAGAAAAGAAGAGTCCTATCCAGGGAGTACAGTGTCAACAGCAGAAACTGGCAAAGCACAGACATGTGCACAAACCTGTCGGCGTGCAGGATGGTGCGGCTGCCACTGGCTTCACTGATGATGACTGTGGAGATGGGGACGGAGCCTGTGGTCTGTAAGACCAAGTAGTGTAGGTCCACAGAATAGCGGCGGAGGTCATCCAGGACAAAACTGCCAAGGTGGAGTAACCCAAGGGAGGGACAGTTTGGCAAGGGTTTGAAGGGCTGGACAGTAGGTGGTAGGGCCACTAGTGACGCTGAAAGGCAAGGGTGAAAGCCAGAGAAAACCAGGAGAGAGAGTAACCCAAGGGAGGGACAGTTTGGCAAGGCTTTGAAGGACTGGACTGTAGGTGGAAGGGCTACTAGTGACGCTGAAAGGCAAGGGTGTAAGCCAgagaaaaccaggaaagaactgGGGATCCTAGTCCACCACAGACTGTGTCAAGGTGTGTGAGAGGAAAGAAGCACAAAAGGAACCTTTTAACTCTTGACTCTTTCAGTACAACACACACTGGAAAGGCTTGATTCTGCTTATGAATCTaaacaaagtagggctggagagatggtttagcattctctctctctctctctctccctacctgcctatttctgtatctctctctcaaataaataaataattaaaaaaaaaaactaaacaaagtaGGTTTGAGGCCTAGAACCTGTATCCTGGTTGAACAAAGTAGGCCTAGGaagaataaataattaattaccAAGGTGATACTTTGCTCCCCTTTCTAAGTCCTTTGCATGCGCTAATCCCCATTGGGATCTCTGCAGTGAGGCCTCATATTTTCTTCAGGATGAGGTATTGCCTTGGGGGTCTGATCAGTGTCCTGTCTTCTCAAATCTGAACTTGGTACCAGGGCCTGAGGTCCCTTAGTATAAGCCTGATCCAGGAAGATTTCTTAGAATGCCCTCCAGTCAGAGGGAGCCCATAGACACCCCCTAAGGAAGATTACATCAGCAGAACCACAAGGAGGCCAGCCCCACCTCTCCCAGGAAACCCAGGAGCTGAAACTATGCTCAGCAGCCCAATCATTCCCCACCCTCCCAAGCCATTTTATTAGACAGGAAGGTGGGCAGGGGCCCAAGACATTCGCAGAGTCAGTCCCACATCCTTCACAGCACCAATCTCCACGTCCCCCTCGTTGCTGAAAGCCATTTTGGGTTTTTTCATTATCACCAGACCCCACTTTCAGATGGGCAAAACAGAGTTGCAGGTGGGTACCCAATCAGGGAACCCTTTAATTGTTTTCTCAAAGCATCAGAAAGATGGTTTTGTTTGCCCAATAACTTTTTGCAGCCAAATACCTGACACATAGTAGGCATAGTAGGTGCTCATTAAATGTTGAATTCTGACTGCCCACCACCAGCATGATTGCTCCACAAGGAGAA
The genomic region above belongs to Jaculus jaculus isolate mJacJac1 chromosome 5, mJacJac1.mat.Y.cur, whole genome shotgun sequence and contains:
- the Khk gene encoding ketohexokinase isoform X6; the protein is MEEKQILCVGLVVLDVINVVDKYPEEDTDRRCLSQRWQRGGNASNSCTVLSLLGARCAFMGSLAPGHVADFVLDDLRRYSVDLHYLVLQTTGSVPISTVIISEASGSRTILHADRNLPDVSAKDFEKVDLTQFKWIHIEGRNAPEQVKMLKRIEQHNAKQPLQQKVRVSVEIEKPREELFQLFGYGEVVFVSKDVAKHLGFQSAAEALRGLYGRVRKGATLICAWAEEGADALGPDGQLLHSDAFPPPRVVDTLGAGDTFNASVIFSLSKGSSMQEALRFGCQVAGKKCGLQGFDGIV
- the Khk gene encoding ketohexokinase isoform X1; the protein is MWWTSTQRRTRIAGAYPRDGSVEAMHPTPAPSFPCLEPAVPSWARWPLAMLPTSLVALPPTVQPFKPLPNCPSLGLLHLGSFVLDDLRRYSVDLHYLVLQTTGSVPISTVIISEASGSRTILHADSFLVADFRRRGVDVSQVAWQSRGDTPCSCCIVNNSNGSRTIILYDTNLPDVSAKDFEKVDLTQFKWIHIEGRNAPEQVKMLKRIEQHNAKQPLQQKVRVSVEIEKPREELFQLFGYGEVVFVSKDVAKHLGFQSAAEALRGLYGRVRKGATLICAWAEEGADALGPDGQLLHSDAFPPPRVVDTLGAGDTFNASVIFSLSKGSSMQEALRFGCQVAGKKCGLQGFDGIV
- the Khk gene encoding ketohexokinase isoform X2 — translated: MEEKQILCVGLVVLDVINVVDKYPEEDTDRRCLSQRWQRGGNASNSCTVLSLLGARCAFMGSLAPGHVADFVLDDLRRYSVDLHYLVLQTTGSVPISTVIISEASGSRTILHADSFLVADFRRRGVDVSQVAWQSRGDTPCSCCIVNNSNGSRTIILYDTNLPDVSAKDFEKVDLTQFKWIHIEGRNAPEQVKMLKRIEQHNAKQPLQQKVRVSVEIEKPREELFQLFGYGEVVFVSKDVAKHLGFQSAAEALRGLYGRVRKGATLICAWAEEGADALGPDGQLLHSDAFPPPRVVDTLGAGDTFNASVIFSLSKGSSMQEALRFGCQVAGKKCGLQGFDGIV
- the Khk gene encoding ketohexokinase isoform X4 → MWWTSTQRRTRIAGAYPRDGSVEAMHPTPAPSFPCLEPAVPSWARWPLAMLPTSLVALPPTVQPFKPLPNCPSLGLLHLGSFVLDDLRRYSVDLHYLVLQTTGSVPISTVIISEASGSRTILHADRNLPDVSAKDFEKVDLTQFKWIHIEGRNAPEQVKMLKRIEQHNAKQPLQQKVRVSVEIEKPREELFQLFGYGEVVFVSKDVAKHLGFQSAAEALRGLYGRVRKGATLICAWAEEGADALGPDGQLLHSDAFPPPRVVDTLGAGDTFNASVIFSLSKGSSMQEALRFGCQVAGKKCGLQGFDGIV
- the Khk gene encoding ketohexokinase isoform X3, whose product is MWWTSTQRRTRIAGAYPRDGSVEAMHPTPAPSFPCLEPAVPSWARWPLAMLPTSLVALPPTVQPFKPLPNCPSLGLLHLGSFVLDDLRRYSVDLHYLVLQTTGSVPISTVIISEASGSRTILHADSFLVADFRRRGVDVSQVAWQSRGDTPCSCCIVNNSNGSRTIILYDTNLPDVSAKDFEKVDLTQFKWIHIEGRNAPEQVKMLKRIEQHNAKQPLQQKVRVSVEIEKPREELFQLFGYGEVVFVSKDVAKHLGFQSAAEALRGLYGRVRKGCFPTTPGSGHSGGRRHFQCFCHLQPLQREQHAGGIEVWLPGGWKEVWPAGL
- the Khk gene encoding ketohexokinase isoform X7, which produces MEEKQILCVGLVVLDVINVVDKYPEEDTDRRCLSQRWQRGGNASNSCTVLSLLGARCAFMGSLAPGHVAENLPDVSAKDFEKVDLTQFKWIHIEGRNAPEQVKMLKRIEQHNAKQPLQQKVRVSVEIEKPREELFQLFGYGEVVFVSKDVAKHLGFQSAAEALRGLYGRVRKGATLICAWAEEGADALGPDGQLLHSDAFPPPRVVDTLGAGDTFNASVIFSLSKGSSMQEALRFGCQVAGKKCGLQGFDGIV
- the Khk gene encoding ketohexokinase isoform X5 codes for the protein MEEKQILCVGLVVLDVINVVDKYPEEDTDRRCLSQRWQRGGNASNSCTVLSLLGARCAFMGSLAPGHVADFLVADFRRRGVDVSQVAWQSRGDTPCSCCIVNNSNGSRTIILYDTNLPDVSAKDFEKVDLTQFKWIHIEGRNAPEQVKMLKRIEQHNAKQPLQQKVRVSVEIEKPREELFQLFGYGEVVFVSKDVAKHLGFQSAAEALRGLYGRVRKGATLICAWAEEGADALGPDGQLLHSDAFPPPRVVDTLGAGDTFNASVIFSLSKGSSMQEALRFGCQVAGKKCGLQGFDGIV